In Methanobrevibacter oralis, a single window of DNA contains:
- the dcd gene encoding dCTP deaminase, producing MAILSDKTIKEYLKEEKIIIDPLLDEKQIQPSSVDMRLGDEFKVFKVIRKPYIDPKDEEDIASYMESSIVEGGDAFIIHPNEFALATTLEYVKVPDDLVARVEGRSSMGRLGVTMHVTAGYIDPGFEGRITLEISNIGAMPVALYPGQRVCQIVFETMTTPAEVPYGHPDRNSKYMGQVKPESSRVKLDYELKK from the coding sequence ATGGCTATTTTAAGTGATAAAACAATTAAAGAATATTTAAAAGAAGAAAAAATAATAATTGACCCTCTTTTAGACGAAAAACAAATACAACCATCTTCTGTAGATATGAGACTAGGAGATGAATTTAAAGTATTTAAGGTTATTAGAAAACCATATATTGATCCTAAAGATGAAGAAGATATTGCATCATACATGGAATCAAGTATTGTAGAAGGTGGAGATGCATTTATTATACATCCGAATGAATTTGCACTAGCTACCACATTAGAATATGTTAAAGTTCCTGATGATTTAGTAGCTAGAGTAGAAGGTCGTTCCAGTATGGGAAGACTTGGTGTTACAATGCACGTTACTGCAGGATACATTGATCCTGGATTTGAAGGAAGAATCACATTAGAAATATCTAATATTGGTGCAATGCCCGTAGCACTTTATCCTGGTCAAAGAGTATGTCAAATCGTCTTTGAAACCATGACCACACCTGCAGAAGTTCCATATGGACATCCTGACAGAAATAGTAAATATATGGGTCAAGTTAAACCTGAAAGTAGTAGGGTGAAACTTGATTATGAATTAAAAAAATAA
- a CDS encoding cell division protein SepF, with the protein MSFTSALKRSLGFEETEEESKNRKNNENSFSIGSIIDALKRPTENNSSNNQQQSRPQQQYTPRPTPSSTHAYYDDVISPEQSFYEIVLIRPKTIDDVNYIVDQVIEENNPVIIDLSFLEKESPANFKLTGDKIKQMRAHYGAQALLLSRSSEKNLIIVVPKRVAISNKG; encoded by the coding sequence ATGAGTTTCACTAGTGCATTAAAAAGAAGTTTAGGATTTGAAGAAACAGAAGAAGAATCTAAAAATAGAAAGAACAATGAGAATTCATTCAGTATTGGGAGTATTATAGATGCTCTTAAAAGACCTACTGAGAATAATTCATCAAATAATCAACAACAGTCAAGACCTCAGCAACAATATACTCCAAGGCCAACTCCTAGTTCGACTCATGCTTATTATGATGATGTAATTTCCCCTGAACAATCTTTTTATGAAATTGTTTTAATTAGGCCTAAAACTATTGATGATGTTAATTATATTGTTGATCAGGTAATTGAGGAAAATAATCCAGTAATAATTGATTTATCATTTTTAGAAAAAGAAAGCCCAGCTAATTTTAAATTAACTGGTGATAAGATTAAACAAATGAGAGCGCATTATGGAGCTCAAGCTTTATTGCTTTCTCGTTCTTCTGAGAAAAATTTAATAATAGTTGTTCCTAAAAGAGTAGCTATTTCAAATAAAGGATAA
- a CDS encoding helix-turn-helix transcriptional regulator, producing the protein MKNNSYLKEYESVSDEIKYISNSLVRLKILETLYECPLNMKEINNTTGLSYSSISSNIHGLETEGHVYREINNYYLSNCAKLQMKNILEFNMVIKLLNKFFTILDNHIVDIIPSKSITEIFLLENAKILESNEINAYKTYDFIEECLTQANEVKCVLPFFYKNFNNKLNELIENKSNIELLVPSNVYELFNKNLEISNINYFSENNMFLLISTNDVMVLGLFKEDGYFDQNRLLTSKNEKSIKWADNLFNNFKNSLNK; encoded by the coding sequence GTGAAAAACAATAGCTACTTAAAAGAATATGAATCAGTATCAGACGAAATAAAATACATATCAAACTCTTTAGTGAGATTAAAAATACTTGAAACATTATATGAATGTCCATTAAATATGAAAGAAATCAATAATACAACAGGTTTAAGTTATAGTTCAATATCTAGTAATATTCATGGTTTAGAAACGGAAGGTCATGTTTATCGTGAAATTAATAACTATTATTTATCTAATTGTGCTAAATTGCAAATGAAAAATATTTTGGAGTTTAATATGGTTATTAAATTATTAAACAAATTTTTTACTATTTTAGATAATCACATTGTTGATATAATTCCGAGTAAGTCAATAACCGAAATATTTTTACTTGAAAATGCTAAAATTTTAGAATCCAATGAAATTAATGCATATAAAACATATGATTTTATTGAAGAGTGTCTTACACAAGCAAATGAGGTTAAATGCGTTTTACCATTTTTTTACAAAAATTTTAATAATAAATTAAATGAATTAATCGAAAATAAGTCTAATATTGAGTTATTAGTTCCTAGTAATGTTTATGAGCTTTTTAATAAAAATTTAGAGATATCTAATATAAATTATTTTAGTGAAAATAACATGTTTTTATTAATTTCAACCAATGATGTAATGGTACTTGGATTATTTAAGGAAGATGGTTATTTTGACCAGAATAGATTATTAACATCTAAAAATGAAAAATCTATTAAATGGGCAGATAATTTATTTAATAATTTTAAAAATAGTTTAAATAAATGA
- the glyS gene encoding glycine--tRNA ligase: MNHDKMTNISAKRGFLWPSFEIYSGVSGFTDYGPLGASLKNNIMQKWRKQYVSGEGFYEIEGPTIMPKEVLKASGHVDNFTDPMCKCESCNEVFRADHVIEEEIGEDVESLENEELDKIVLNNNITCPECGGKLSNIWNYNLMFKTMIGAKGDKIGYMRPETAQGIFILFKRLERFFRGKLPFGVVQLGKAYRNEISPRQGVIRLREFTQAEAEIFLNPKDKTSPKFAQIENEIFSLSSQEVQENNLKPLEITAKEALDKGIVANEILMYQLYLARKFLNEIGIPNDVLRFRQHLKGEMAHYALDCWDVEVNTDKYGWVEIIGIADRGDYDLTSHSKFSNDDLNVFVEYNEPKKVKKSVAKPNLAKFGPIFKGDSPKVKQAIEEANVDEIKKAIEDNGKFVINLDKTYEITEDLLIFEDIEEEIAGEKITPHIIEPSFGIDRIVYSVLLHSFKETEKKDYFKFNKSIAPVQLGIFPLLNKEGPREIALDLTEELRNAGFRVEYDASGTIGRRYARADEIGIPLAITIDFETLEDNKVTVRNRDNEEQDRISISDLKEHLENYYK; encoded by the coding sequence ATGAATCATGATAAAATGACAAATATTAGTGCTAAAAGAGGATTTTTATGGCCATCTTTTGAAATTTATTCAGGAGTATCTGGTTTTACCGATTATGGACCTCTTGGAGCTAGTTTAAAAAATAATATAATGCAAAAATGGAGAAAACAATATGTTTCTGGTGAAGGATTTTATGAAATTGAAGGTCCAACAATAATGCCAAAAGAAGTTTTAAAAGCATCAGGACATGTTGATAACTTTACCGATCCAATGTGTAAATGTGAAAGCTGTAATGAAGTTTTTAGAGCAGATCATGTTATTGAAGAAGAAATTGGTGAAGATGTTGAAAGCCTTGAAAATGAAGAGCTTGATAAAATAGTTTTAAACAATAATATAACCTGCCCAGAATGTGGTGGGAAACTATCTAATATTTGGAATTATAACCTCATGTTCAAAACAATGATTGGAGCTAAAGGGGATAAAATAGGTTACATGAGACCTGAAACAGCTCAAGGAATATTCATTTTATTCAAACGTTTAGAAAGATTTTTCAGAGGAAAACTACCATTCGGTGTAGTTCAACTTGGAAAAGCATATAGAAATGAAATTTCACCTAGACAAGGAGTAATAAGGCTTAGAGAATTTACTCAAGCAGAAGCAGAAATATTCTTAAATCCAAAAGATAAAACAAGCCCCAAATTTGCACAAATTGAAAATGAAATATTTTCCCTGTCTTCACAAGAAGTACAAGAAAATAATCTAAAACCTTTAGAAATTACTGCAAAAGAAGCATTAGATAAAGGAATTGTAGCTAATGAAATCCTAATGTATCAATTGTATTTAGCTCGTAAATTTTTAAATGAAATTGGAATACCAAATGATGTTTTAAGATTCAGACAACATTTAAAAGGAGAAATGGCTCATTATGCTCTTGACTGTTGGGATGTTGAAGTAAACACAGATAAATATGGTTGGGTTGAAATCATTGGAATAGCAGATAGAGGAGATTATGACTTAACTTCACATTCTAAATTCAGTAATGATGATTTAAATGTCTTTGTAGAATATAATGAACCTAAAAAAGTCAAAAAAAGTGTTGCTAAACCTAATTTAGCTAAATTCGGACCAATATTTAAAGGAGATTCTCCTAAAGTAAAACAAGCAATTGAAGAAGCAAATGTGGATGAAATTAAAAAAGCTATTGAAGATAATGGAAAATTTGTGATTAATTTAGATAAAACTTATGAAATAACCGAAGATTTACTTATCTTTGAAGACATTGAAGAAGAAATAGCCGGAGAAAAAATTACTCCACACATAATCGAACCATCTTTTGGAATTGATCGTATCGTATATTCTGTTTTATTACATTCATTTAAAGAAACAGAAAAAAAAGATTATTTTAAATTTAATAAATCAATAGCTCCAGTACAGTTAGGAATTTTCCCACTTTTAAATAAAGAAGGACCACGTGAAATAGCACTTGATTTAACTGAAGAGTTAAGAAATGCTGGTTTTAGAGTGGAATATGATGCTAGTGGTACTATTGGTAGGAGATATGCAAGGGCAGATGAAATTGGTATTCCTCTTGCAATAACAATTGATTTTGAAACTCTTGAAGATAATAAAGTAACTGTTAGAAACAGAGACAACGAAGAACAAGATAGAATCTCTATTAGTGATTTAAAAGAGCATTTAGAAAATTATTATAAATAA
- a CDS encoding DUF1611 domain-containing protein, translated as MYSVKSVKEIQDLNPFIVVGCGGGGEKFSNLEGVEAIGFIDDDVKKQTKPFCGRVVCGNLEDCLKENPHAKSLVIMLPIGAEGTALKYAAQAIDEGLNVITSFRSLSISENISLKKFADSKGLVIKEIGPRLDVIEKIAGVAPKKSCEILPKISYNPKAPVVFVGGTSQECGKRTTTKSLGIAASERGLTPAIISTDEMGLEEPTDFNFRAGSLSAMDVPAAVLSAIKYVEEIKKPDIIFIEGQSSLTEKGNPHPRGLSAAILIGAAPDAVIVGHRPNHPYRKPRGIEEEIKAIEAVEPTKVVGLSINLKDANLDMDVKYFESKFGLPVEDVFNNGASKLLDAIFDYLKE; from the coding sequence TTGTATTCAGTAAAATCTGTAAAAGAGATTCAAGATTTAAATCCATTTATTGTAGTTGGTTGTGGTGGTGGAGGTGAAAAATTTTCCAATCTTGAAGGTGTTGAAGCTATTGGTTTTATAGATGATGATGTAAAAAAACAAACAAAACCCTTCTGTGGTCGTGTTGTTTGTGGTAATTTAGAAGACTGTTTGAAGGAAAATCCTCATGCAAAATCTCTTGTTATAATGTTGCCAATTGGTGCTGAAGGTACTGCTTTGAAATATGCAGCTCAAGCTATTGATGAGGGATTAAATGTTATTACTTCATTTAGATCATTATCTATTAGTGAAAATATCTCTTTGAAAAAATTTGCTGATTCAAAAGGTTTAGTTATTAAAGAAATAGGTCCTAGGTTAGATGTTATTGAGAAAATTGCAGGTGTCGCTCCTAAAAAATCCTGTGAAATCCTTCCAAAGATTTCTTATAACCCAAAAGCTCCTGTAGTTTTCGTTGGTGGAACTTCACAAGAATGTGGAAAAAGAACCACTACTAAATCCTTAGGTATAGCGGCTAGCGAAAGAGGATTAACACCAGCTATTATTTCTACTGATGAAATGGGTTTAGAAGAACCTACTGACTTTAATTTTAGAGCAGGAAGTTTATCTGCAATGGATGTTCCTGCAGCTGTTTTATCTGCAATCAAATATGTTGAAGAAATTAAAAAACCAGATATTATTTTCATTGAAGGTCAATCAAGCTTAACTGAAAAAGGAAATCCTCATCCAAGAGGATTATCTGCAGCTATTTTAATTGGAGCTGCTCCTGATGCAGTTATTGTGGGACATAGACCAAATCATCCATATAGAAAACCAAGAGGTATTGAAGAAGAAATTAAAGCTATTGAAGCTGTTGAACCGACAAAAGTTGTTGGTTTATCAATAAATCTTAAAGATGCTAACTTGGATATGGATGTTAAATATTTTGAATCTAAATTTGGTTTGCCTGTTGAAGATGTTTTCAATAATGGTGCTTCAAAATTATTAGATGCGATTTTTGATTATTTAAAGGAGTAA
- a CDS encoding 3H domain-containing protein, whose product MRKPYVILIGSASGIGKSTIAAELAKKLNIKHLIESDFLRAVVRGIIGREYAPALHSSSYDAYKNLRTKNKYDNYTELVSAGFDEHASYVIPAVEKVIQRAITDFDDIIIEGVHLVPGLIDIDQFGSDASIYFFVLSSDEESHKERFVKRAVQIHRGGKQLEFFSENRIIHDHLLSQADANNIKIIDTDSIEKSIAQILAHINKSTTTIKLINTVDQLEDVVNIIINKNNGNLEQVSYPIAGFKDPLIRKVTATNAEAVNRFIKTINNKKDNKADLNKLYNLSKYREMTVSGPSQEVLDKIKKELIEKGYVYNE is encoded by the coding sequence ATGAGAAAACCTTATGTTATATTAATTGGAAGTGCATCGGGTATTGGTAAATCAACAATTGCTGCAGAATTAGCTAAAAAATTAAATATTAAACATTTAATTGAAAGTGATTTTTTAAGAGCAGTTGTTCGTGGAATTATTGGAAGAGAATATGCTCCCGCATTACATAGTTCATCATATGACGCGTATAAAAACCTTAGAACTAAAAATAAATACGATAACTATACCGAATTAGTATCAGCAGGATTTGATGAACATGCGTCTTATGTTATACCTGCTGTTGAAAAAGTTATTCAAAGAGCTATTACGGATTTTGATGACATAATAATAGAAGGAGTGCATTTAGTTCCAGGATTAATTGATATAGACCAATTTGGTTCTGATGCAAGCATATATTTCTTTGTCTTAAGTTCTGATGAAGAATCACACAAAGAAAGATTTGTAAAAAGAGCAGTCCAAATACATCGTGGAGGCAAACAACTAGAATTCTTTAGTGAAAATAGAATCATTCACGATCACCTTCTAAGTCAAGCTGATGCAAATAATATAAAAATTATTGATACAGATTCTATTGAAAAAAGTATTGCACAAATACTAGCCCATATTAATAAAAGTACAACTACAATTAAATTAATTAATACAGTAGATCAATTAGAAGATGTTGTAAATATCATAATAAATAAAAATAATGGAAATCTAGAACAAGTATCTTATCCAATTGCAGGATTTAAAGATCCATTAATTAGAAAAGTAACAGCAACAAATGCTGAAGCTGTTAATAGATTTATTAAAACAATTAATAATAAAAAAGATAATAAAGCAGATTTGAACAAATTATATAACTTATCTAAATACAGAGAAATGACTGTTAGTGGACCAAGTCAAGAAGTTCTTGATAAAATTAAAAAAGAGCTTATAGAAAAAGGATATGTGTACAATGAATGA
- the tfrB gene encoding fumarate reductase (CoM/CoB) subunit TfrB: MIKVYVSRFNKETDSEPHLECYKIEMTPQMKVLDALQAINDKYDEDISFRSSCRAGQCGSCGILFNGNGALACQKDIKDGAIIEPLKFPIVKDLIVDKSSIENKVKDLQLTLDNQHTNGLDNRLTKDNIKETKKVRSCIECYSCLSTCPVVNIATEDFGGPYIMRYISKFESDPRDEFKTRIKESLSEGLYNCTSCGKCKSVCPKDINTFGDAIERMRAIACADDLGPLLEHVAIKKNVLETGRSLQEPNGTAFIDEVENYKNSKIALFTGCMLDYRLQHVGHKLLKVCEANGIKIDVPKGQVCCGSPLLRTGQVDAVQSLVDKNKEVFKEYDTVITLCSGCGATLKNNHPQFGSKLNVMDISEFLVDKLNTSKMKDVNMIVTWHDPCHLARGQGIKDEPREIIEMIKGVEFKEMKYPCQCCGAGGGIKSGKPEIALELAKDKAKMIKDTGAEAVITICPFCERNLQDGLDESGYSNIKSMHILELLDKAYE, translated from the coding sequence ATGATAAAAGTATATGTTTCCAGATTCAATAAGGAAACCGACTCTGAACCACATTTAGAGTGTTATAAAATCGAAATGACACCTCAAATGAAAGTTCTAGATGCTCTTCAAGCTATTAATGATAAATATGATGAAGACATTAGTTTTAGAAGTTCTTGTAGAGCAGGTCAGTGTGGATCTTGTGGAATCTTATTTAACGGGAATGGAGCACTAGCTTGCCAAAAAGATATAAAAGATGGTGCTATAATTGAGCCTTTAAAATTCCCAATTGTTAAAGATTTAATAGTGGATAAGAGTAGTATTGAAAATAAAGTTAAAGATTTACAATTAACCTTAGATAACCAACACACAAATGGATTAGATAATAGATTAACTAAAGATAATATAAAAGAGACAAAAAAAGTTAGAAGCTGTATTGAATGTTATTCATGTTTATCAACATGTCCAGTGGTTAATATTGCAACTGAAGACTTTGGTGGACCTTATATTATGAGGTACATCTCTAAGTTTGAATCAGACCCAAGAGATGAATTTAAAACCAGAATAAAAGAAAGTTTAAGTGAAGGACTATACAATTGTACTAGTTGTGGTAAATGTAAATCTGTTTGTCCTAAAGATATTAACACATTTGGTGATGCAATAGAAAGAATGAGAGCAATTGCATGTGCAGATGATTTAGGACCTCTCCTAGAACATGTAGCAATTAAAAAAAATGTTTTAGAAACTGGAAGATCTCTACAAGAACCTAATGGTACTGCATTTATTGATGAAGTTGAAAACTATAAAAATTCCAAAATAGCTTTATTTACTGGTTGTATGCTTGATTATCGTCTCCAACATGTTGGACATAAATTACTTAAAGTATGCGAAGCTAATGGAATAAAAATTGATGTGCCTAAGGGTCAAGTTTGCTGTGGTTCTCCACTTTTAAGAACTGGACAGGTAGATGCTGTTCAAAGTCTTGTTGATAAAAATAAGGAAGTATTTAAAGAGTATGATACCGTAATTACTCTTTGCTCTGGTTGTGGAGCTACACTTAAAAATAATCATCCGCAATTTGGCTCAAAGCTAAATGTAATGGATATTAGTGAATTTTTAGTTGATAAACTTAATACATCAAAAATGAAAGATGTAAATATGATTGTAACATGGCACGACCCATGTCATTTAGCTAGAGGGCAAGGTATTAAAGATGAACCACGTGAAATCATAGAAATGATTAAAGGAGTTGAATTTAAAGAAATGAAATATCCTTGTCAATGTTGTGGTGCCGGTGGAGGAATAAAATCTGGAAAACCAGAAATTGCACTTGAATTAGCAAAAGATAAAGCTAAAATGATTAAAGATACGGGAGCTGAAGCCGTAATTACAATTTGTCCATTCTGTGAGAGAAACCTTCAAGATGGTCTTGATGAATCAGGCTATTCTAATATAAAATCCATGCACATTCTTGAATTATTAGATAAAGCATATGAATAG
- a CDS encoding TrmJ/YjtD family RNA methyltransferase yields the protein MVKIGDVAVEEEKIVETPKISSPENKEKKEKQASSTKKSKDKKQSRGLGRVKITKQSKKNEISSFKENIYIVFVECETPGNIGFLARTMANFGLKNLILINPPKLTNETYYQATHGKYIVETAKIYNSLDEFYQSQRIDFKVASTGTVGGSYNLSRIPIKPDELGKSINISNNVAILFGREGNGLTNEEINDCDICVSIPTDPVYPIMNISHAAAIIFYELFKNKHEFGVEGLEKSTKTEKEYLLKDMYDLIDSLNIPEHKKKTGFKSFKNIINRAFITGREAHTLKGILRRLKMKLGEE from the coding sequence TTGGTTAAAATAGGAGATGTTGCTGTTGAGGAAGAAAAAATTGTAGAAACCCCTAAAATAAGTTCTCCTGAAAATAAAGAAAAAAAAGAAAAACAAGCAAGCTCCACCAAAAAATCAAAGGATAAAAAGCAATCCAGAGGACTTGGAAGAGTAAAGATTACAAAACAATCGAAAAAAAATGAAATATCATCATTTAAAGAAAATATTTATATTGTTTTTGTGGAATGTGAAACCCCTGGAAATATTGGTTTTCTTGCAAGGACTATGGCAAATTTTGGATTAAAAAATTTAATATTGATTAATCCTCCTAAATTAACTAATGAAACATATTATCAAGCTACACATGGAAAATACATTGTAGAAACTGCTAAAATTTATAATTCATTAGATGAATTTTATCAAAGCCAAAGAATAGATTTTAAAGTTGCATCTACAGGTACTGTTGGAGGCAGCTATAACCTATCTAGAATCCCAATTAAACCTGATGAATTAGGTAAGTCCATTAATATTTCAAATAATGTTGCAATATTATTTGGAAGAGAAGGAAATGGCCTTACAAATGAAGAAATAAATGATTGTGATATCTGTGTTTCAATTCCAACAGACCCAGTTTATCCAATAATGAATATTTCCCACGCCGCAGCAATAATATTTTATGAGTTATTTAAAAATAAACATGAATTTGGTGTTGAAGGTCTTGAAAAAAGTACTAAAACCGAAAAAGAATACTTATTAAAAGATATGTATGATTTAATAGATAGTTTAAACATTCCAGAACATAAGAAAAAAACTGGATTTAAATCTTTTAAAAATATTATTAATCGAGCATTTATAACTGGTAGGGAAGCACACACCTTAAAAGGCATTTTAAGAAGATTGAAAATGAAATTAGGTGAAGAATGA
- a CDS encoding TatD family hydrolase — translation MIDTHIHADLRSGEDFKEMYLSGIDVAITCGFYPYKVDNEIVLLNHLNRILKLETERAFEHGLKLKVALGIHPTNTKINPKMIYESLYNWIKSREIIAIGEIGLENLTVDEINIFKKQLDIADETKTKVIIHTPRKNKAKVLKVILDILPQHIDEKLAVIDHINPSVVNSVINKDCMLGLTVQPQKMTKEEAITILNEYGFDKFLLNSDISTKASDPLSVPKTIRELQKQNYNKKDIEKVSFLNAEKFFKI, via the coding sequence ATGATAGACACACATATACATGCTGACTTAAGAAGTGGTGAAGATTTTAAGGAGATGTATTTATCTGGAATAGACGTTGCAATTACATGTGGTTTTTATCCATACAAAGTAGATAACGAAATCGTGCTTTTAAATCATTTGAATAGAATTTTAAAACTAGAAACTGAAAGGGCATTTGAACATGGACTTAAACTAAAAGTAGCATTAGGAATACACCCCACAAACACTAAAATAAATCCAAAAATGATTTATGAGAGTTTATATAACTGGATTAAATCAAGAGAAATTATAGCTATTGGAGAAATAGGATTAGAAAATTTAACCGTTGATGAAATTAATATCTTTAAAAAACAACTTGACATTGCTGATGAAACTAAAACAAAAGTAATTATCCACACACCACGTAAAAATAAAGCAAAAGTTTTAAAAGTTATTTTAGACATATTACCTCAACATATTGATGAAAAATTAGCTGTAATCGACCATATTAATCCAAGCGTTGTTAATAGTGTTATAAATAAAGATTGTATGTTAGGTTTAACTGTTCAACCTCAAAAAATGACCAAGGAAGAAGCAATAACGATTTTAAATGAATATGGTTTTGATAAATTCCTACTAAATAGTGACATTAGTACTAAAGCATCAGACCCTCTTTCTGTTCCAAAAACAATTAGAGAACTTCAAAAACAAAATTACAACAAAAAAGATATAGAAAAAGTGTCTTTTTTAAATGCTGAAAAATTCTTTAAAATATAA
- the iorA gene encoding indolepyruvate ferredoxin oxidoreductase subunit alpha — translation MSLKELVTGKSGEKQFLLGNEAAVRGVIEAGVSIAATYPGTPSSEIGNVLSVLAKKANIYFEFSTNEKVAMEVAATAAASGLRSFTFMKHVGMNVASDSFMSTAYTGVKGGMVVLSADDPSLFSSQNEQDTRNYARLANVPILEPSNCQEVKDMVKYAFDLSEQIGLPVIIRTTTRVSHMRGVVEFGEANDNATNNDSHWKRGHFNKNPSKYVPVPAFAGKMHERLCFKIEELNLITNKSGLNKKIDVASSKKYGVIASSSAYNYAHDVIKFNNLDVDILKLGFSYPFPDKLVREFLKDLDEVFIVEEVDPIIEKDTLACIGQNELDVTIHGKLDGTFPRCMEFNSDIVGDGFNKFLNFKENNEIKFSSSLEKLASEIPSRAPVFCAGCSHRAMYYGINKAIENIGLTSRDVVFASDIGCYTLGINPPYEAADYLLSMGSSVGNGCGFSVSTDQKVVSFIGDSTFFHSGISPLINAVHNKHNFVLTVLDNRITAMTGGQPNPGIPVDGMGDEAPEISIRKVAKACGCSYVRVINPFNLEQVIKTYSEALQRDDVAVIISKAPCTLIKGLTKKPPVKLVESNCNHCDKCINELACSAISKVDGKIVIDQSSCDGCNVCTQVCRYGAIESGRM, via the coding sequence ATGAGTTTAAAAGAGTTAGTTACAGGCAAATCTGGTGAAAAACAGTTTTTATTAGGTAATGAAGCAGCTGTAAGAGGGGTTATAGAAGCAGGTGTTTCTATTGCTGCTACCTATCCTGGAACTCCATCATCAGAAATTGGAAATGTATTATCTGTTTTGGCAAAAAAGGCTAATATTTATTTTGAATTTTCAACTAATGAAAAAGTTGCAATGGAAGTAGCTGCAACAGCTGCTGCTTCTGGACTTCGTTCATTTACTTTTATGAAACATGTAGGTATGAATGTAGCTAGTGATTCATTTATGAGTACTGCATATACTGGTGTTAAGGGAGGAATGGTTGTTTTATCTGCTGATGATCCTTCACTTTTTTCATCTCAAAATGAGCAAGACACACGTAATTATGCAAGACTAGCTAATGTTCCGATTTTAGAACCTTCAAATTGTCAAGAAGTAAAGGATATGGTTAAATACGCTTTTGATTTATCTGAACAGATTGGTTTACCGGTAATTATTAGAACAACCACACGTGTATCTCATATGAGGGGTGTAGTTGAATTTGGAGAAGCTAATGACAATGCTACAAATAATGATAGTCATTGGAAGAGAGGTCATTTTAATAAAAATCCTTCAAAATATGTTCCAGTTCCAGCATTTGCAGGAAAGATGCATGAACGATTATGTTTTAAAATAGAGGAATTGAATTTAATTACAAATAAAAGCGGTTTAAATAAAAAAATCGATGTTGCATCATCTAAAAAGTATGGTGTAATTGCATCAAGTAGTGCTTATAATTATGCTCATGATGTTATTAAATTTAATAATTTAGATGTAGATATCTTAAAATTAGGATTTTCTTATCCATTTCCAGATAAATTAGTTAGAGAATTCTTAAAAGATTTAGATGAAGTTTTTATTGTTGAGGAAGTTGATCCGATAATAGAAAAAGATACATTAGCTTGTATTGGGCAAAATGAATTAGATGTTACTATTCATGGTAAATTGGATGGCACATTTCCAAGATGTATGGAATTTAATTCAGATATTGTCGGAGATGGCTTTAATAAATTTTTAAATTTCAAAGAAAATAATGAAATTAAATTTAGCTCAAGCTTAGAAAAATTAGCTAGTGAAATTCCATCTAGAGCACCTGTATTCTGTGCAGGTTGTTCTCACAGAGCAATGTACTATGGAATTAATAAGGCTATTGAGAACATTGGATTAACTTCAAGAGATGTTGTATTTGCATCAGATATTGGTTGTTACACATTAGGAATTAATCCACCTTATGAAGCTGCCGATTACTTATTATCTATGGGTTCAAGTGTAGGTAATGGTTGCGGATTTTCAGTTTCCACAGATCAAAAAGTTGTAAGTTTTATTGGGGATTCTACATTTTTCCATAGTGGTATTTCTCCATTAATTAATGCAGTTCATAATAAACATAATTTTGTATTAACTGTATTAGATAATCGAATTACTGCAATGACAGGAGGTCAACCAAATCCTGGAATTCCTGTTGATGGAATGGGGGATGAAGCTCCTGAAATTTCGATTCGTAAAGTAGCTAAAGCTTGCGGATGTTCATATGTAAGAGTAATAAATCCATTTAATTTAGAACAGGTCATTAAAACATATTCCGAAGCACTTCAACGAGACGATGTTGCAGTTATTATTTCAAAAGCTCCATGTACTTTAATTAAAGGCTTAACAAAGAAACCTCCAGTTAAGTTAGTTGAATCTAACTGTAATCATTGTGATAAATGTATAAATGAGTTAGCTTGTTCAGCTATTTCAAAAGTCGATGGAAAAATCGTTATTGACCAATCATCTTGTGATGGATGTAATGTCTGTACTCAAGTTTGCCGATATGGTGCTATTGAATCAGGAAGGATGTGA